From one Chanodichthys erythropterus isolate Z2021 chromosome 3, ASM2448905v1, whole genome shotgun sequence genomic stretch:
- the LOC137003921 gene encoding uncharacterized protein has translation MVFVKEESEEDMSEPEPWRIKHEEQGGFTVRGPSGPLFVPLGSSVVLPCYVDELLPMEDLEVEWRRTDSETLVHLYQDGESRPEAQQQEYHDRAHFFTDQIQHGNFSLRLDNLRPEDKGVYRCKIYSQQVAVKTLVEIKDVEYLLVSGLSHSISASVGEDVTLDCSVDSHIIPEHFEEVKWIKTDDDILVLLYQNNKIIPDSSDEQYRDRVEFFTDEIPKGNFSLRLKSVRSEDKGVYMCQVFAGGLSANATVVLDRLDFSTLHIMVLLGCIAEASGASLLLCYQIYSRSKNTVTSRRISNLQVSLVICSNVFLFFAFIFWGFVEVTKAKRPQNARTRTAEIYPGLKVYVELPSVERSMAMQLCPKTATSWWGKACTASGEASSALHSMVLLQVYQAKALKELHKGNSDPGIVQELPSAMLKKCLAHPIHSTITSRQQCVAQECHQAFSHTLCPILEPLYRCRSFISSGSG, from the exons GCTTCACTGTGCGCGGTCCCTCTGGTCCTCTGTTTGTTCCTCTGGGATCTTCAGTGGTTTTGCCTTGTTATGTTGATGAACTCTTACCAATGGAGGATCTGGAGGTGGAATGGAGAAGAACAGACTCAGAGACTCTGGTTCATCTGTATCAAGATGGTGAGAGTCGACCAGAGGCTCAGCAGCAGGAGTATCATGATAGAGCTCATTTCTTTACTGATCAGATTCAACATGGAAACTTCTCCCTCCGTCTGGACAATTTAAGACCAGAAGACAAAGGGGTTTACAGATGTAAAATTTACAGTCAACAGGTTGCTGTCAAAACTTTGGTTGAAATAAAAGATGTTG AGTACTTGCTAGTATCAGGATTGAGTCACTCCATATCTGCGTCTGTGGGTGAGGATGTTACTCTGGACTGCTCTGTAGACTCTCACATCATACCTGAACACTTTGAAGAGGTTAAATGGATAAAAACAGATGATGATATTCTGGTTCTGCTCtaccaaaacaacaaaattattcCAGATTCATCAGATGAACAATACAGAGACAGAGTTGAGTTCTTCACTGATGAAATCCCCAAAGGAAACTTCTCTCTCAGACTGAAGAGTGTCAGAAGTGAAGATAAAGGAGTTTACATGTGTCAAGTGTTTGCTGGAGGACTTTCAGCCAATGCAACTGTAGTACTGGACAGACTGG ATTTCTCTACTTTGCACATAATGGTATTGCTTGGCTGTATTGCTGAGGCATCTGGAGCTTCACTTCTGCTCTGCTATCAGATTTACTCCAGATCAAAAAACACAg TCACCAGCAGAAGGATTTCCAATCTTCAGGTTTCTCTTGTGATTTGTTCAAATGTCTTTTTGTTCTTTGCCTTCATCTTCTGGGGTTTTGTTGAAG TTACAAAGGCCAAGAGGCCTCAAAACGCACGAACGCGGACGGCCGAAATATACCCGGGGCTTAAGGTGTATGTGGAGCTCCCCTCAGTGGAGCGGTCTATGGCGATGCAACTGTGTCCCAAGACTGCTACTTCTTGGTGGG GCAAGGCTTGCACAGCTAGTGGAGAAGCCTCTTCCGCCCTGCATTCCATGGTGCTCCTGCAGGTCTACCAGGCCAAAGCACTCAAGGAACTGCACAAGGGTAATTCTGACCCTGGCATTGTGCAGGAACTGCCTAGTGCAATGCTGAAAAAATGCCTTGCCCATCCCATCCACTCTACTATCACCAGCAGGCAGCAGTGTGTGGCTCAAGAGTGCCACCAAGCCTTCTCACACACCCTCTGCCCAATCTTGGAACCAC TCTATAG GTGCAGATCCTTCATCTCATctggttccggctga